The genomic region CTGTTACACTATTCTCCTTAAAGGGGTGCAATATATTTACATTAGAAATTCAATATTCCAATCCCACCAAGATCTATCCTTACCTGTAACGCGGAATATCTGTCACGAGACAACTGAAATAACAAAATGACAAACAGAACCCAGTTGCACAAGCAAATCTGACCCTTAAATGTAGCCACATATAAAGAGTTCACGGGCCTCAGAATTTGTCAAATCACACTTGAAATTTGAGACCCCccccctctctctttctcatgCAAGCAAAAAAACCTGTTGTAATAATGTTCACCAGAAAAAATCCTTTACCACCTGCCAACACAgccatcttcttcttcttgcttATAGTCTTCCACGGCCCTAGCCATGCTGCTAGTCCAATCAAAACCATCGTCGTCCTAGTGATGGAGAACCGGTCGTTTGATCACATGCTAGGATGGATGAAGAAAATCAACCCGGAAATCAACGGTGTCGACGGAACTGAATGGAACCCTTTGTCCACTACTGATCCAAACTCCAAAAAGTTGTTCTTCCAGAACCAAGCTCAGTTCGTGGACCCTGATCCTGGTCACTCATTTCAAGCCACAAGGGAGCAGATTTTCGGGTCCAATGATACCTCCGCTAACCCTCCGCCGATGAATGGCTTCGCTCAACAAGCGTACTCCATGGACCAATCTACCAATATGTCTCAGAGTGTTATGAATGGTTTTGAGCCCGAAATGGTTGCTGTGTACAAGGCTCTTGTATCAGAATTCGCTGTCTTTGACAGGTAATAATTATGCAGAAATGctaacatttttcctttttggaaATTATTTTCTCTAATGCCAAGGCCCAAGGGTACATAATTAGTGAGCAATTAatcatataatcatatttataTGGTATCATCCTGTTAGAATTTAGTGTGTACAACTAATGAGAATGAATGATAAATGGATGGAAAATAACAGTATTTTTCTATAGTTCAcacatttattttctttttttttttaatttttcttgcaCACGtaagaaaaaatttcaacattttttaaaaaatatataaaagtaaaatatcaACCCTTATGTCGAACTTAATTATTTGTTCTAAACAACGTGTGCTGTTTTCAATAGGTGGTTCGCCTCCGTGCCATCATCCACGCAACCAAATCGTCTCTACGTCCACTCGGCGACATCCGCCGGAGCAACGAGCAACATTCCGTCACTCCTCGTAAAGGGCTATCCACAAAGAACAATCTTCGAGAACCTGGATGACGCCGGAATATCATGGGGAATATACTACCAGAACATACCAGCCACATTGTTTTACAAAAACCTTAGGAAGCTCAAATACTTGCTTAGGTTTCGTCCTTACGGTCTGACCTTCAAAAAACATGCAAGAGACGGTAAGTTGCCGGGCTACGTTGTGGTGGAGCAGCGGTACATGGACACTAAGCTGGACCCAGCCAACGACGATCATCCGTCCCACGATGTGTATCAAGGGCAGATGTTTGTGAAGGAGGTGTACGAGACATTGAGGGGTAGCCCGCAGTGGAATGAAACTTTGTTGATCATCACATATGATGAGCATGGAGGGTTCTTTGATCATGTGGCTACGCCTGTTAGTGGGGTCCCTAGCCCTGACGGGATTGTGGGGCCTGACCCTTTCTTCTTCAAGTTTGATAGATTGGGGGTTAGGGTTCCTACTATCATGGTCTCTCCTTGGATTGATAAGGGCACTGGTGGGTTGAACTCAATCACTCTTTACTATTTAGTTGCTTTTCAATTTCCTTATTTGCTATTtgtgggaaaaaaaaatataaaaattacaaacccAGGTAACAAAAAAAGCGAAAAGGAGGGTAGGTTGGTTGGACATTTGATTCATTAAGGGTATATGCCCTATACTATCTAGTATATTTACATTGACATCCTTCAACTACAAAAAGGAGTCCTTCCTTTTGCATAGGGATAGAACAGCTGCTAGCTAGTTCACACTGACTTTAATGAAGGGATATAAAGCAGAGTGGGGAAGTGAAGGAGAACCCCCGGGCCACACTCATTTGTCTCTTTCCGTCATTGTCAAAATAGTCGGTGAAATCTTTTGTTAAAATGGTGAAGCAAGCTAAGCAAACCTAAAAGTAGAATGAAATGGAGCTCCTTTTGTACCTTTTCTTCAAGTAAGCCAACGACATTTGTGTGCTGAATGTGGTTGGTGAAGATGATGTTGAGGCCTTAAAGTTATCTCGAGGGTTGCATGgctgaaattgaaatggattaGTTGTTTGGAGTTTGGAGAAAACTTTTGGAGCTAAGCCACGAGTGAAAGGGAAATGGAAAGGCCTCAAAAAGTTATAACAAATTGGTTTGTATTCTAGGTATTGGATTCATGGTGTGAACACTTCCGTAGACCTTTTGCTTATTGATTAGCTATTTTTCTACTTAGGTGAATGTTTGAAGGAATCCTCGTGAGCCACAAACCTCCACCAGTTACTGTAGTAAATCTTTGTTCATTAACTTCAAATCACCCATTATGGGTCTCTTTTAATGTTCTAAACAATTCAAGGAAGGCCCACTTGTTTAGATTGATATGTGATGCAGTTGTTCATGGGCCAAGCGGAAGACCATTTCCAACTTCAGAATTTGAGCACTCATCAATTCCAGCAACAGTGAAGAAGGTCTTCAACCTGTCCTCTCCATTCCTGACCAAGAGGGACGAATGGGCTGGCACTTTTGAATCGATTGTCCAAACTCGGACAGAGCCCAGAACTGATTGTCCAGGTCAGCCGCCTCAACCCTCTACTAATACTTGCTCTTAGTCAATGCAGCCGAACACTGAAAACTCATATTAGGCCTACAGTAACGGGGAATTGTTCTAGTGAGGTTCTCCATATGTTACTGCTAGAGCACtaaaagaaagatatttaacaacaaaattttatgttacgCTCCAAGGTGAcgaaaaaaaagttttttgcAACACGATTATTACGG from Theobroma cacao cultivar B97-61/B2 chromosome 9, Criollo_cocoa_genome_V2, whole genome shotgun sequence harbors:
- the LOC18589982 gene encoding non-specific phospholipase C2, producing MQAKKPVVIMFTRKNPLPPANTAIFFFLLIVFHGPSHAASPIKTIVVLVMENRSFDHMLGWMKKINPEINGVDGTEWNPLSTTDPNSKKLFFQNQAQFVDPDPGHSFQATREQIFGSNDTSANPPPMNGFAQQAYSMDQSTNMSQSVMNGFEPEMVAVYKALVSEFAVFDRWFASVPSSTQPNRLYVHSATSAGATSNIPSLLVKGYPQRTIFENLDDAGISWGIYYQNIPATLFYKNLRKLKYLLRFRPYGLTFKKHARDGKLPGYVVVEQRYMDTKLDPANDDHPSHDVYQGQMFVKEVYETLRGSPQWNETLLIITYDEHGGFFDHVATPVSGVPSPDGIVGPDPFFFKFDRLGVRVPTIMVSPWIDKGTVVHGPSGRPFPTSEFEHSSIPATVKKVFNLSSPFLTKRDEWAGTFESIVQTRTEPRTDCPEQLPTPARIRQGEANEEAKLSEFQQELLQLAAVLKGDHILTSYPDEIGKEMSVEQGKEYMEDAVKRFFDAGRSAKKMGVDGEQIVQMKPSLTTRSSQPSSPHP